Within the Opitutaceae bacterium TAV5 genome, the region TAGTGCGTCTGCCCCTCCGCTTCCGGTCCCCAGACGTCGGCGAGAATCTGCCGGTGGGTGAGCACCTTGTCACGATGCGTCGCCAGAAGACGCAGGAGGGCGTACTCCTTGGCGCTGAGTTTCACGGTTTCGCCGTCCTTGGTTACCCGGCGATCGGTCAGGTCGATTTCGACCGTGCCGAAACGGATGACCGAGGGCGCCTCGCTGGGCCGGGTTCTCCGCAGCAAGGCGCGCAGCCGCGCCAGGAGTTCGCCTCCGCCGAAAGGTTTGATCAGGTAGTCGTCGGCCCCGGCGTCGAGCGCCTCGATCTTGCGGCTTTCCTCCCCGAACACCGAGAGGACGAGCACCGGTGTCTGGCTCCATTCGCGCAGCCGCCGGAGCACGTCGATGCCCGACATGTCCGGCAGCCCGAGATCGAGGACGATCACATCCGGCGGGTGATGGGCGGCCTCCACGAGGCCCGGCCGGCCGGCCTCGGCCTCGCTGACGGCATAGCCCGCGTCTTCGAGCGTGAACCGCAGCAGCCGGCGGATCTGGGTTTCGTCGTCGATGATCAGGACGGAGGACGGGGAAGGTTGCTCATTCATTCGTGAGGGACCGATTCGTGAACCTTGTGGGGAAGATAGATCATGAAACGGGCGCCGCCGCCCGGGTTGTCATCAGCCACGACGTCGCCTCCCTGGGCGAGCATAAAACCGCGGACGATCGACAGGCCGAGCCCGAGGCCGCCGGCGCGCGCATGGTCGCCCCGTTCGAATTTCTGGAACAGCTTCGCCCGGGATTCCGGAGCGAGCCCGGGGCCGCGGTCGGCAACCGTGACAAAGACGCATTCGCCGCCGGGCTCCCGTTTTTCCATGCCGGCGTACACCGAGATGGCGGTGCCGGCCGGGGTGTGATGCAGGGCGTTGAGCAGGAGGTTGGACAGCACGTGCTCCATCAGGACCGCGTCGGCCATGAAGAGCGGCATGTCCGCAGGGACCGCGATCGTCAGCGGCCGGGTCGTCAGGCCCTCGCCCACCGCGCGCCGGGCGGCGCCGATCAGGTCGTGGACGTCGCACCAGTCGAGCCGCAGCCTGAGCCGGCCGGCGTCGAGGCGAGTCTGGTCGAGCAGGTTGGCGACGAGGTGGTCGAGCCTGCGGGCGGCGGTGCGGATTTCCTGCGCGAGGATTTCGCGCCGCGCGCCCTTTTCCCTCGCGAGGCCTTCGGCGGCCGACCGCAGCACGGCGACCGGCGTCTTCAGTTCGTGGGAAACACTGTCGAGCAACGTGCGGTGCATGCGCTCCGATTCGGCCAGCAGTTTTTCGCGTTCGCTGGCGGCCCGGAACTGCTCACGCTCGACGAGAAGGCCGATCTGCCCGACAAAAACCTCCATCAGTTTCCGGTATTTCGGCGGCATGTCCGCCCCGCGCCGGGACCACTGGACGGAAAAGACACCGAACACGGTTTGCCCCCGCCTCACCGCGAGATGCGCCCCCTGCCCGTGCGGCAAGGCGGGGGCGGGTTGTTCTTCCGCTCCGGCTTCGCGGCAGGCCGAT harbors:
- a CDS encoding Fis family transcriptional regulator; translation: MNEQPSPSSVLIIDDETQIRRLLRFTLEDAGYAVSEAEAGRPGLVEAAHHPPDVIVLDLGLPDMSGIDVLRRLREWSQTPVLVLSVFGEESRKIEALDAGADDYLIKPFGGGELLARLRALLRRTRPSEAPSVIRFGTVEIDLTDRRVTKDGETVKLSAKEYALLRLLATHRDKVLTHRQILADVWGPEAEGQTHYLRVFMMRLRKKIEDEPDSPRHLQTESSIGYRLVSDPG
- a CDS encoding histidine kinase gives rise to the protein MPARLHPSIIPASGPDASGDVIDRETRQPPVWREYAEVLLVIAAITTVAWFVPVDYRVFGDIYLLAVIVLCLRVSRWAILFASVASVVAWNFVIVPPRMAFSQLYLHDSMFLGTYFVVAIVAGQLTARLREKEQQERQREQQATAMFHLTRALGSARTLDEAVDVALRQADTLFGAPTALSLLGNNGRLALHPASSFPLDERELALAESACREAGAEEQPAPALPHGQGAHLAVRRGQTVFGVFSVQWSRRGADMPPKYRKLMEVFVGQIGLLVEREQFRAASEREKLLAESERMHRTLLDSVSHELKTPVAVLRSAAEGLAREKGARREILAQEIRTAARRLDHLVANLLDQTRLDAGRLRLRLDWCDVHDLIGAARRAVGEGLTTRPLTIAVPADMPLFMADAVLMEHVLSNLLLNALHHTPAGTAISVYAGMEKREPGGECVFVTVADRGPGLAPESRAKLFQKFERGDHARAGGLGLGLSIVRGFMLAQGGDVVADDNPGGGARFMIYLPHKVHESVPHE